In the genome of Pseudanabaena mucicola str. Chao 1806, the window ATTGGCTGAGATGTTAGCTTTTAAAATTTGTTAATAGTCAGGGTATAGATTACTAAAAATCCAGTCCAGCAAATAACCATGATGAAAAGCACAGCCTAGTTCTTGTTTGCCAACTGTGGGTAAATGTCCTTTTGGAGCATCAAGTGCATAGGATGTCTCGCGGTCAAAACGCCATTCGTAAACACCTGCACTTAGCCATCCAAGAACAATAGCTAGTGCAGTCATTGGAACCCACTTTCCTACTATCGGATATTTTTCTTTAACTACTGCCTTCCCTAACTCTTTTGTCTCAGCAAGAATATCTTGGTAGATTTGCCATTGGACGCTAAAGCCAAAATGACCATTGCTATGCTCGACCCAAAGACGATCAATTTCTTTTAGTTCTTCTGTTGAGAAAGCTTTAATTTTTGGAATAAGTGCTTTCCTGACAGTTGTACCAGAATCGATATTTAAGTCTTCTGGGTTAATTTGAAAAGTCAATCTTTTTGTTTCTAAATCTGCTTCCCGCCAGTTTTGGGCAACGAGAAGATCTTGCAAAGTTTGATGGTGAGCGTAAAGCATACTTATTTAACGAATAACCATGCACAGATAAACGAAAGAGGCAAAAGATAGCTTGGCAAAAGTCCCGTCCATGTTGAGCTAGGGAGGACATCAAATGTATAT includes:
- a CDS encoding GUN4 domain-containing protein, with amino-acid sequence MLYAHHQTLQDLLVAQNWREADLETKRLTFQINPEDLNIDSGTTVRKALIPKIKAFSTEELKEIDRLWVEHSNGHFGFSVQWQIYQDILAETKELGKAVVKEKYPIVGKWVPMTALAIVLGWLSAGVYEWRFDRETSYALDAPKGHLPTVGKQELGCAFHHGYLLDWIFSNLYPDY